Proteins encoded within one genomic window of Nitrospiraceae bacterium:
- a CDS encoding penicillin-binding protein activator LpoB, with protein sequence MIEWSSRSIGRAMAALAVIGTTSFLSGCGHENKVTRVDTGTVTDLSGRWNDTDSRMVAETMVKEAVGSPWLDNFTKAKSRQPVVIVGTVINKSHEHINVQTFVSDLERELTNSQRVMFVAGKGEREEVREERREQAVHAREDTQKAPGKELGADYMMRGSISTILDEQDGTKAVFYQIDLEMVDLENNIKSWFGQKKIKKVIEKKRTIF encoded by the coding sequence ATGATCGAGTGGTCGAGTCGTTCAATCGGACGGGCGATGGCCGCCTTGGCTGTAATCGGGACGACATCGTTCTTGAGCGGTTGTGGGCACGAAAACAAAGTAACGCGCGTCGACACCGGCACCGTCACGGACCTGAGCGGGCGCTGGAACGACACGGACTCACGGATGGTGGCGGAGACCATGGTGAAAGAAGCCGTGGGAAGCCCTTGGCTCGACAATTTCACCAAAGCCAAGTCGCGCCAGCCGGTTGTGATCGTCGGCACGGTCATCAACAAGAGTCATGAACACATCAATGTGCAAACCTTCGTCAGCGACCTGGAACGAGAGCTGACGAATTCCCAACGGGTGATGTTCGTCGCCGGCAAGGGCGAACGTGAGGAAGTGCGCGAGGAGCGGCGGGAGCAGGCCGTCCACGCGCGCGAGGACACGCAGAAAGCGCCGGGAAAGGAACTCGGCGCGGACTACATGATGCGGGGCAGCATTTCGACGATCCTGGACGAACAGGACGGCACCAAGGCGGTTTTTTATCAGATCGACTTGGAAATGGTGGACCTCGAAAACAACATCAAATCGTGGTTCGGCCAGAAGAAGATCAAGAAAGTCATCGAAAAGAAACGCACGATTTTTTAG
- a CDS encoding LPP20 family lipoprotein, with protein sequence MSRVVGALSKISGSALALVLVIGLAACGGPPNWVQKGSGAYNEKNDKSFYGVGSVVGVRNEPLAWDTAENRSRAEIAKTFETYTAYLMRDYAASTTAGDFSRNSEEQNIERAVKTFSAVTLNGVKPIDRYKDEKSGTYYVLTKLSLEDMKNNLDQAKELNSQVRDFVRKNADRLFDRLEKEEDKRATK encoded by the coding sequence ATGAGTAGAGTAGTGGGGGCTCTTTCGAAAATCAGCGGCAGCGCATTGGCGCTCGTGCTCGTGATCGGTCTCGCGGCGTGCGGCGGCCCCCCGAATTGGGTACAGAAGGGCTCAGGCGCGTACAATGAAAAGAACGACAAATCCTTTTACGGTGTCGGCTCGGTCGTTGGAGTGCGGAACGAACCGCTCGCCTGGGATACGGCCGAAAATCGTAGCCGCGCCGAGATCGCCAAGACCTTCGAGACCTACACGGCTTACCTGATGCGCGACTATGCGGCCTCCACCACGGCCGGCGATTTCTCCCGAAACAGCGAAGAACAGAATATCGAACGAGCCGTGAAGACCTTCTCTGCCGTCACGCTCAACGGCGTGAAGCCGATCGACCGCTATAAGGACGAGAAGTCCGGCACCTATTATGTCCTTACCAAGCTCAGCTTGGAAGACATGAAGAACAACCTAGACCAGGCAAAGGAATTGAACAGCCAAGTGCGGGACTTTGTCCGAAAAAACGCGGACCGGTTGTTCGATCGGCTGGAAAAGGAAGAAGACAAGCGGGCCACGAAGTAG
- a CDS encoding tetratricopeptide repeat protein translates to MRSHVTGRFLRSISAALALSVLSSFTLLPTVHAQVGKPEGLYYKSWAVVIGIENYLVAPKAPGAIEGAKAVATSLRELGFDEVIELYDKDASSKRLMQILSDYLPRKVGRQDRVVIFFSGHGVTTQDAQAKELGYLVPWDAQVNNATKAVTFDHIKEFTRRSASKHLLLLLDAGLQGWEVTAPQQLSLEGRLSPEDETEKRAVQVLTAAGKDEPIDRTAGADPFVQALVSGMKGSADLNKNGWIMASELGAFVKQQLEGTKSKQHPQFAQLEGDGDVILVEGKKASFQMGQEPTSQADRAKAARTQYEEAFALLQNQKSAEEALERLNRAIAYDPSFGDAYVLKSYVRLEILPNVEEALVAARAAVQYAPQNPDSHYTLGLVFEKQGQFKEAERAMQQALVVNPAYTDVYFSLGTLYADHLNEPVKSVDAFRRYLELGGQSERAQRAVRPQAPPAASP, encoded by the coding sequence ATGCGCTCCCACGTCACAGGCCGGTTCCTCCGTTCGATTTCAGCCGCACTCGCTCTTTCTGTTCTCAGCTCCTTTACCCTTCTCCCGACCGTCCATGCGCAGGTAGGCAAGCCCGAAGGCTTGTATTACAAATCCTGGGCCGTGGTCATCGGGATCGAAAATTATCTCGTGGCGCCCAAGGCTCCCGGCGCGATCGAAGGGGCGAAGGCTGTGGCGACGTCGCTGCGAGAATTGGGATTCGACGAAGTCATCGAGCTCTACGACAAGGACGCCAGTTCCAAACGGCTGATGCAAATTCTGTCCGACTATCTGCCGCGCAAGGTCGGACGCCAAGACCGCGTGGTGATTTTCTTCTCCGGCCACGGCGTGACCACCCAGGATGCTCAAGCCAAGGAGCTCGGGTACCTTGTCCCATGGGATGCACAGGTCAACAACGCCACGAAGGCCGTGACCTTCGACCATATCAAGGAGTTCACACGCCGATCCGCCTCGAAGCACCTGCTTCTCTTGTTGGACGCCGGCCTACAGGGATGGGAAGTGACGGCGCCCCAACAGTTGTCGCTCGAAGGCCGGTTATCGCCTGAAGATGAGACGGAGAAGCGCGCGGTCCAGGTCCTGACGGCCGCCGGCAAAGACGAGCCGATCGATCGCACGGCCGGCGCTGACCCCTTCGTGCAGGCATTGGTTTCCGGCATGAAGGGTTCGGCCGACCTCAACAAGAACGGCTGGATCATGGCCAGCGAGTTGGGTGCCTTTGTAAAGCAGCAATTAGAAGGGACGAAGTCGAAACAGCATCCGCAGTTTGCCCAGCTGGAAGGCGATGGAGACGTGATCCTGGTGGAGGGGAAGAAGGCCTCCTTCCAGATGGGACAGGAACCGACCAGCCAAGCCGATCGAGCCAAGGCAGCCCGTACGCAATATGAAGAGGCGTTCGCGCTCCTGCAAAACCAGAAATCAGCCGAGGAAGCGCTGGAGCGGCTCAATCGCGCCATCGCTTACGACCCGTCCTTCGGCGATGCCTATGTATTGAAGAGCTATGTGCGGTTGGAAATCCTTCCGAACGTTGAAGAAGCCCTGGTGGCCGCGAGAGCCGCCGTGCAATATGCGCCGCAGAATCCCGATTCCCATTACACGCTCGGGCTAGTGTTCGAAAAGCAGGGGCAATTCAAGGAGGCCGAACGGGCCATGCAGCAGGCGCTCGTCGTCAACCCTGCCTATACGGACGTGTATTTCTCCCTCGGCACCCTCTACGCTGATCACCTCAATGAACCGGTGAAATCGGTCGACGCGTTCCGCCGCTATCTGGAACTTGGCGGACAGAGCGAGCGTGCGCAGCGCGCGGTCCGGCCGCAGGCTCCTCCTGCGGCGAGTCCGTAA
- the acs gene encoding acetate--CoA ligase has translation MDEKIDTLLKEGRVITPTAKTKSAAHIQDYEAAYRASIADPEKFWSGVAQELDWFTPWHRVLEWNYPWAKWFVGATCNIAYNCLDRHVKTWRRNKVAVIWVGENGEERVFTYGELYRQVNRCANALKGLGLKKGDRVTIYLPKIPEQIVAMLACARLGLIHSVVYSGFSAPALSSRIQDAEARLVITADVGYDRGKTINLKGVVDDAVQTCPSVEKVVVVRREKMGIALSAPKEIDWNDWLKDQKAVCEAEQLDAESPLYILYTSGTTGKPKGVVHVHGGYMVGTYITTKYVFDLKEEDVYFCVADPGWVTGHSYIVYGPLLNGATILTAEGKPDYPNPGRWWDLIERYGVSIFYTTPTAIRLLMKYGEDWPKKYDLSSLRILGSVGEPINPEAWEWFFRVTGSDKPIMDTWWQTETGSILVTPLPCVPLKPGSATRPFLGIEADVVDKEGNSLPGNSGGFAVIRKPWPSMMRTIYKDPDRYKVYWNTIPNCYTAGDVCRKDGDGYLWFMGRADDVIKVAGNRIGTAEVESALVGHAAVAEAAVIGKPHRTAGEAIKAFVILKQGYQDSKELIQSLKDHVLKELGKIAVPQEIDIVPSLPKTRSGKIMRRVLKAKELGQDVGDISTLED, from the coding sequence ATGGACGAAAAGATCGATACCTTGCTGAAAGAAGGCCGCGTCATTACCCCGACCGCCAAAACGAAGTCGGCGGCCCATATTCAAGATTACGAGGCAGCCTACCGGGCATCCATTGCAGATCCAGAAAAGTTTTGGAGCGGGGTAGCGCAGGAACTCGACTGGTTCACGCCCTGGCATCGCGTGCTGGAGTGGAACTATCCTTGGGCCAAGTGGTTCGTCGGCGCAACCTGCAACATCGCCTACAACTGCCTGGATCGGCATGTCAAAACTTGGCGCCGCAACAAAGTGGCGGTCATTTGGGTCGGTGAAAACGGCGAAGAGCGGGTCTTCACCTATGGCGAGCTCTATCGACAGGTGAACCGCTGCGCGAATGCGCTCAAGGGGCTCGGGCTCAAGAAGGGCGATCGGGTCACAATCTATCTGCCGAAGATCCCAGAGCAGATCGTGGCCATGCTGGCCTGCGCCAGGCTCGGACTCATTCACAGCGTAGTGTATTCCGGCTTCAGCGCGCCCGCTCTATCCAGCCGCATCCAGGATGCGGAAGCGCGGCTCGTGATTACGGCCGACGTCGGGTACGACCGGGGCAAGACCATCAACCTCAAAGGCGTCGTGGATGATGCCGTGCAGACCTGCCCTTCCGTCGAGAAGGTCGTGGTGGTTCGCCGGGAGAAGATGGGCATTGCCCTTTCGGCTCCCAAGGAAATCGATTGGAATGACTGGCTGAAGGATCAAAAAGCAGTGTGCGAGGCCGAACAACTCGACGCCGAATCGCCGCTCTATATTCTCTACACCTCAGGGACAACGGGGAAGCCGAAGGGCGTAGTCCATGTGCATGGCGGCTATATGGTCGGCACCTATATCACGACCAAGTACGTCTTCGATCTCAAGGAAGAAGACGTATACTTCTGCGTTGCAGACCCAGGATGGGTAACAGGCCACAGCTATATCGTCTACGGGCCGCTCTTGAACGGTGCGACGATCCTGACCGCGGAAGGAAAGCCGGATTACCCCAACCCCGGCCGTTGGTGGGATCTCATCGAACGATACGGCGTCTCGATTTTCTACACGACCCCGACAGCCATCCGTCTCCTCATGAAGTACGGCGAGGATTGGCCCAAGAAATACGACCTGTCCAGTCTGCGAATTCTCGGCAGCGTCGGCGAGCCGATCAATCCGGAAGCGTGGGAATGGTTCTTCCGGGTTACCGGCAGCGACAAACCGATCATGGATACCTGGTGGCAAACGGAGACCGGCTCCATCTTGGTCACGCCTCTGCCCTGCGTCCCGCTGAAGCCGGGGTCCGCCACAAGGCCGTTCCTCGGGATCGAAGCCGACGTGGTGGACAAGGAAGGCAACAGCCTGCCCGGTAATTCCGGGGGCTTCGCCGTGATCAGAAAGCCATGGCCTTCGATGATGCGGACCATCTACAAGGACCCGGATCGATACAAGGTGTACTGGAATACGATTCCGAACTGTTATACGGCGGGCGACGTGTGCCGAAAGGACGGCGACGGCTACCTGTGGTTCATGGGGCGCGCGGACGACGTCATCAAGGTGGCAGGCAACCGCATCGGCACGGCGGAGGTGGAGAGCGCGCTGGTGGGCCATGCCGCCGTCGCGGAAGCCGCGGTCATCGGCAAACCGCACCGCACCGCCGGCGAAGCCATCAAGGCCTTCGTCATCCTCAAGCAGGGCTATCAGGACTCGAAGGAACTGATTCAATCCCTCAAAGACCACGTCCTCAAAGAGTTGGGCAAGATCGCCGTCCCGCAGGAAATCGACATCGTGCCATCCCTGCCCAAAACACGATCGGGCAAAATCATGCGGCGGGTGCTCAAGGCCAAGGAATTGGGCCAAGACGTGGGAGACATCTCGACGCTGGAAGATTAG
- a CDS encoding riboflavin synthase, giving the protein MFSGIVEEMGVVANLTKGLGGTRLTIMASTVLEDMTIGASVSVNGTCLTVVTKSEKDFSVDVSPETLQVTTLGTLTAGSPVNLERAMKLNERIGGHLVSGHVDGVGAIRNRHQDGNAVILEFEAQPELLRYCVPKGSITVDGISLTINEIGERTFTVCIIPHTAKVTTLGLKQVGDQVNLEPDLIGKFVERLLQERGILPSKPAPTIDRDYLRKRGLLS; this is encoded by the coding sequence ATGTTTAGCGGCATCGTTGAAGAAATGGGGGTTGTCGCCAACCTGACCAAGGGGTTGGGTGGGACCCGTTTGACCATCATGGCCTCGACGGTGCTGGAAGATATGACCATCGGCGCCAGCGTCAGCGTGAACGGCACCTGCCTCACGGTCGTCACAAAGAGCGAGAAGGATTTCTCCGTCGACGTCTCGCCCGAAACGCTTCAGGTGACGACGCTCGGCACACTCACCGCTGGATCTCCCGTCAACCTCGAACGCGCGATGAAATTGAACGAACGGATCGGTGGCCACTTGGTATCGGGCCACGTCGACGGCGTGGGCGCGATCCGCAACCGCCATCAAGACGGCAACGCCGTGATTTTAGAGTTCGAGGCGCAGCCGGAGCTCTTGCGCTACTGCGTGCCGAAGGGATCGATCACGGTGGACGGCATCAGCCTGACGATCAACGAGATCGGGGAACGGACCTTCACGGTCTGCATCATCCCGCACACGGCCAAGGTCACCACGCTTGGCCTCAAGCAAGTAGGGGATCAGGTGAATCTCGAACCGGATCTCATCGGCAAGTTCGTCGAGCGGCTCCTGCAAGAACGCGGCATCCTGCCGTCCAAACCGGCCCCTACCATCGATCGCGATTACCTGCGCAAGCGCGGCCTGCTGTCGTAG
- a CDS encoding MFS transporter has product MTASRSFFFLCTLGVFCFISYNLVRMPVLSLFAESLGAGPERIGLIVSVSTITGVLLKLPSGALSDIYGRKVLLRVGVLAFGLPPFAYPFVTDLDVLTGLRFFHGLATAIFAPSALATVADLYRERRGAAMGTYTACTQSGSLLGPFLGGWLAHEAGFSAAFVTAGIFGCIAILIFFSLHLDEPPPRVRERGFRPVLTEMAKGFSAVARNHRVLITSSTDAAKMIANGALMAFLPLYGLSVGLNAGEVGLLFSIQAVTSFFSKPIMGRISDRVGRQPLILIGLLICAATFVSMPHMSRFGLMLFLSAGFGFGEAVVSSSSAALVADSSEFKRLGAGMGMQGTIMDIGHASGPLLAGILIARLSYQEAFVAIAGIQLLAAVSFWATMRNRAR; this is encoded by the coding sequence ATGACAGCCTCCCGCAGCTTCTTCTTCCTCTGCACGCTCGGCGTGTTTTGTTTTATCAGCTACAACCTCGTTCGTATGCCGGTGCTTTCGCTGTTCGCCGAGTCGCTCGGCGCAGGCCCCGAGCGAATCGGCCTCATCGTCTCCGTCTCCACGATCACCGGAGTTCTACTGAAACTACCGTCCGGCGCGCTCTCCGACATTTACGGCCGGAAAGTGCTGTTGCGTGTCGGCGTCCTGGCCTTCGGGTTGCCGCCGTTTGCCTATCCTTTCGTCACGGACCTCGACGTTCTGACGGGACTGCGATTTTTCCACGGATTGGCGACGGCGATTTTTGCGCCGAGCGCCCTCGCCACCGTCGCGGATCTGTACCGGGAACGACGCGGTGCGGCGATGGGAACGTATACGGCCTGCACCCAGTCCGGCTCGCTGCTGGGGCCGTTTCTCGGGGGATGGCTGGCGCATGAAGCCGGGTTTTCCGCCGCATTCGTCACCGCCGGCATCTTCGGGTGCATCGCAATCCTGATCTTCTTCAGCCTGCATCTGGACGAGCCTCCCCCGCGCGTGCGGGAACGAGGATTTCGGCCGGTCCTGACCGAGATGGCCAAGGGCTTCTCAGCCGTCGCCCGGAACCATCGCGTCTTGATCACGAGTTCCACCGACGCGGCCAAGATGATCGCCAACGGCGCGCTCATGGCCTTTCTGCCCCTCTATGGACTGTCGGTCGGCCTGAATGCCGGCGAGGTCGGCCTGCTGTTCAGTATCCAGGCCGTTACGTCATTCTTTTCAAAACCCATCATGGGCCGCATCTCCGACCGAGTCGGCCGACAGCCGCTGATTCTGATCGGCCTGCTCATCTGCGCCGCCACCTTCGTGAGCATGCCGCACATGAGCCGCTTCGGCCTGATGCTGTTCCTCTCGGCTGGGTTTGGGTTCGGGGAAGCCGTCGTCTCCTCATCCTCTGCCGCGCTGGTGGCGGACAGTTCCGAATTCAAACGGCTGGGAGCGGGGATGGGGATGCAGGGCACGATTATGGATATCGGACACGCGAGCGGCCCCCTGCTGGCGGGAATCCTGATAGCCCGCCTGAGCTACCAGGAAGCCTTTGTCGCCATCGCGGGGATTCAGCTGCTGGCGGCCGTCTCCTTCTGGGCCACGATGAGGAACAGGGCCCGATAG